The sequence TTTCAAGGGGGATTTAGGGGGATCTTCGAGTTGTGTGTACACCGTAGCCTTAATAAGAAGAGGGATGTCCGACAGGACAAGGTGAGGTTGAAAGTGTATTGCACTTAACTGAAAACCGCTATATTTACATAATTGCGAGTATTTTTTTACCATCATGGTGCGTTGCGCTCTGCGACAACACACCCTACTATAGAATTTCATTTGGGAATCAAACCGGAAAAAATCTAAAATCGAATGACAAAGCCTAAAATCTCTAAAAAAGTATCTACAGCTTTGATAAACTCCTTGGGTGCGGGGGTAGTACCCAGAGTAGGGTTAGAAAATGTAGCAGTAGGTAGAGACAAAGAACTAAAAAGCCTTTTGCAGAGTATTGAGGATATTGCAGAAGGAGTAGCAGCATTTCGGTTTGTAATTGGCAATTACGGTTCCGGTAAAAGTTTTATGCTGCAACTAGTTCGCAATCGAGCCATGGAGTTGGGTTTTGTTGTTACCGATGCGGATTTATCTTTGGAAAGAAGATTAGCCGGAAGCAATAATCAAGGTTTAGCTACTTATCGAGAATTGATGAGTCGTCTTGCGACAAAAACTCGTCCTGATGGTGGTGCTTTTGTTTCCATTTTGGAAGGATGGATTAATAAAATTCAGCAAGAAGTAGTTCAAAACAGCGGCATGAAACCCAATGATGAGGGTTTTGACGATACCGTAGAAGCGAAAATTAGAGAAGTAGTTCAACAGATAGAAGATTTAGTCCACGGTTTTGATTTTGGCAGCGTAATTGTTGCTTATTGGAGGGGTTATCGTTCGGATGATGATGATTTAAAAAATGCAGCATTGCAGTGGCTGCGGGGAGAATTTAATAAGAAAAGTGAAGCAAAAACGGCTTTGGGAGTACGAGTCATCATTGACGATGAAAGTTGGTATGATTACGTCAAGTTATTAGCAAAATTTGTTGCTGAAATCGGCTATAAAGGGCTGATTGTTTTGTTAGATGAAGCGGTGCATTTATACCAGATATCTCCTACAGCAAGTCGCGAGAAGAACTATAGCAGGTTGTTGGCTATTTTTAACGATGTAATGCAGTGCAAAGCCGAATATTTAGGGGTAATTATCGGCGGTACTGTGAAGTTTTTAGAAGATCCAAATAGAGGTTTATTTTCAGATTCAGCTTGGAGAAGACGTACAAAAGAAAGTCGTTTTGTTGCTAAAGCAGGAGTACGAGAAATTAATGGGCCTGTACTTAAACTAAATCCTTTAAGTGAATCAGAAATCCTCAACTTGTTAGAAAAATTAGCCGATATACATGCGTTTAACTATAATTATCAAAAAGCTTTAACTAAGAATGATTTAAAAGAATTTGTTCAAGAGATTGTTAATCGTTTAGGGGCTGAAGCTCTACTAACTCCCGGCGAAATTGTTCGCGATTTTATCAGCGTCTTAAATATTTTGCATCAAAACCCGCAAATTACTTTGAATAAAATAATTCATGATTCTGAATTTAAACCTACAAAGATAGGTGCTAATACAGAAGTTGATGATTCGGATGTTGCTGAATTTAGTTTGTAATAAATTGGTCATTGGGCATAGAGCATAGGGCAAAGAAAAAATTACTTGCTATTCTTGAATTTAAGTTAACAAAAATAGATAATCAATATGTTTGCTGTAAACTTTATTATAATTTATAGCGAAATAGGATTTTATTGTATTTATAAGCAAATTTATATTAAATTATTCCCACAAATAATTACATAAAATTTGTCCTCAATCAATTAAACATTGCTCAGTAATTATCTTGATTACTTAACTTATTATTGGTCTAAACTTATTAAAAAAAACTTTCTGAAATAAGTCAGTCCAATATAAGCAATGTGGGTGTAAACTTTGACTTGGGAAAAGTTGAAAATGAAAGGTCAAAGGTTAAAGGTTAGAGGTTAAAAATCGAAGGCTAAATACTTTCATAACCTATGCCCCATGCCCTCTGCCCAATGCCCCATGCCTAATGCCCATAATATGTATTCTATAAATTGTAATCTCTATGCAACTTGTTCACGGCTTACATTTTAGGAACCTGC comes from Rivularia sp. PCC 7116 and encodes:
- a CDS encoding ATP-binding protein; translation: MTKPKISKKVSTALINSLGAGVVPRVGLENVAVGRDKELKSLLQSIEDIAEGVAAFRFVIGNYGSGKSFMLQLVRNRAMELGFVVTDADLSLERRLAGSNNQGLATYRELMSRLATKTRPDGGAFVSILEGWINKIQQEVVQNSGMKPNDEGFDDTVEAKIREVVQQIEDLVHGFDFGSVIVAYWRGYRSDDDDLKNAALQWLRGEFNKKSEAKTALGVRVIIDDESWYDYVKLLAKFVAEIGYKGLIVLLDEAVHLYQISPTASREKNYSRLLAIFNDVMQCKAEYLGVIIGGTVKFLEDPNRGLFSDSAWRRRTKESRFVAKAGVREINGPVLKLNPLSESEILNLLEKLADIHAFNYNYQKALTKNDLKEFVQEIVNRLGAEALLTPGEIVRDFISVLNILHQNPQITLNKIIHDSEFKPTKIGANTEVDDSDVAEFSL